CAACTTTGGCCGCGGTGGCTGCAGGCTTCTTGGCGCGTTTTCTCGGCTTCGCAGCGACCAGCGCCGAACCAAAAGCCACAGCCAGCAGAATTGCCAGAAATCTCAGGAACATGTCTCATTACAGACACACTTTTGCGCCTGTCAAGGACTTTGAGCTGATTGACGGCATGTCTTAAAAGTATAAACCGTTGCGGGGCTTGGCCCCGCAACGGTTCATACATATTTCGGGGGTTTAGCTCAGTTGGGAGAGCGTCACAATGGCATTGTGAAGGTCAGGGGTTCAACTCCCCTAACCTCCAAAAACAGAGAAGTTAAAGAAGAAACAGAAAATGCAGGCTTCTGACCGTTATTACTCCACCCCCCTCAAAAACCCCGACCTTCGCGTCGCCGTTATCATTGCACTCTTTAATGAAGATATCACCCGTTCTCTGGGCCGGGCGGCTGCCCAGCAATTGGCCGAACTCGGGGTGCCTAAAGCCGGCATTTTGCAGATTTTTGTGCCCGGGGCTTGGGAGCTGCCATATGCCGCGGCGCGCATACTATCGGCAGGGCAGGCCGATGCGGTCGTTGC
The sequence above is a segment of the Turneriella parva DSM 21527 genome. Coding sequences within it:
- the ribH gene encoding 6,7-dimethyl-8-ribityllumazine synthase, giving the protein MQASDRYYSTPLKNPDLRVAVIIALFNEDITRSLGRAAAQQLAELGVPKAGILQIFVPGAWELPYAAARILSAGQADAVVACGCVVRGETGHYDIVANESASGLMRVGLDFKKPVMNAVLTVENFTQARARAENDATNKGAEAARSLVELLNAFAEPL